One Sanguibacter keddieii DSM 10542 genomic window carries:
- a CDS encoding MFS transporter: protein MSLRTAATVPVASSPPRLRDAWVALSGLSAVFLFEMLDTSVLNVALPTIGRDLAAPTGSLQWVTGAYSVAFGGLMLLFGAVSDRFGRRRIMLVGLTLLACASMLTVLVSSVEQLVAVRALMGVAAAMTTPGSMALAFRLFSTEDLRVRALTIISTAGLLGLAVGPTVGGLVLAVAPWQVLLVANAPIAAIAFLGIWAGVSADRPDDLHRDPVDVAGALLGTATVVGALVTPTLFVVSTSDRTAWGAVVATVVAAVGFVVRERTARHPLLDLRLVARPLVASGLAYKAAAGLAMAGLSYMVTLQLQLAWGWPPALAAVGTLPQVVVLLASGRLVGPFVRRVGLDRAAWTSATAVVAGLAVFASLGRLGYPWVLLALVLVAAGTRVVGVVAGTTVLRGLPADRTSVGAALVDTASELATAVGIAATGTILTALVSGSITATTWTPTQAHSFQAAISVAGLTITVIAAALVCLGALCARRTTPSTTPTTTQESSDV, encoded by the coding sequence ATGTCCCTGCGAACCGCCGCCACAGTCCCAGTTGCCTCATCCCCACCTCGTCTCCGAGACGCGTGGGTCGCCCTGTCGGGCCTCTCGGCGGTGTTCCTCTTCGAGATGCTCGACACCTCGGTCCTCAACGTCGCGCTCCCGACGATCGGTCGCGACCTCGCGGCGCCCACCGGGTCCCTGCAGTGGGTGACGGGGGCGTACTCGGTCGCCTTCGGCGGCCTCATGCTCCTCTTCGGCGCAGTATCCGACCGCTTCGGCCGCCGCCGCATCATGCTCGTCGGGCTGACCCTGCTCGCGTGCGCGAGCATGCTCACCGTGCTCGTCAGCTCAGTCGAGCAGCTCGTCGCCGTCCGGGCTCTCATGGGGGTCGCCGCCGCGATGACCACGCCGGGATCCATGGCGCTGGCCTTCCGACTGTTCTCCACCGAGGACCTCCGCGTCCGTGCGCTCACAATCATCTCGACCGCGGGTCTCCTCGGCCTCGCCGTCGGGCCGACCGTCGGCGGGCTCGTCCTCGCCGTGGCCCCCTGGCAGGTGCTCCTCGTCGCGAACGCGCCGATCGCCGCGATCGCGTTCCTCGGCATCTGGGCCGGAGTCTCCGCCGACCGTCCGGACGACCTGCACCGTGACCCCGTCGACGTCGCCGGCGCCCTGCTCGGCACGGCGACCGTCGTCGGAGCACTCGTCACACCGACGCTGTTCGTCGTCTCGACCTCCGACCGGACCGCCTGGGGCGCCGTGGTCGCGACCGTCGTCGCGGCGGTCGGGTTCGTGGTGCGAGAGCGCACCGCACGGCACCCGTTGCTCGACCTGCGGCTCGTGGCCCGGCCGCTGGTCGCCAGCGGCCTCGCGTACAAGGCGGCCGCTGGGCTCGCCATGGCGGGACTGTCGTACATGGTCACCCTCCAGCTGCAGCTCGCCTGGGGGTGGCCGCCAGCCCTCGCCGCCGTCGGGACGCTGCCGCAGGTCGTGGTCCTCCTCGCCAGCGGACGGCTCGTCGGACCGTTCGTGCGACGGGTGGGCCTCGACCGCGCAGCCTGGACGAGCGCCACAGCGGTCGTCGCCGGTCTCGCCGTCTTCGCGTCCCTCGGGCGCCTCGGCTACCCCTGGGTGCTGCTCGCGCTCGTGCTCGTCGCCGCCGGGACGCGCGTGGTCGGCGTCGTCGCCGGCACCACCGTCCTGCGCGGCCTGCCGGCGGACCGCACCTCCGTCGGGGCCGCGCTCGTCGACACCGCCAGCGAGCTCGCGACGGCGGTCGGCATCGCTGCCACCGGCACGATCCTCACCGCCCTCGTCTCCGGCAGCATCACCGCCACGACGTGGACCCCGACCCAGGCTCACTCCTTCCAGGCCGCGATCTCGGTCGCAGGCCTGACCATCACCGTCATCGCCGCCGCACTGGTCTGTCTCGGCGCCCTCTGTGCTCGCCGCACCACTCCCTCGACCACCCCGACGACCACCCAGGAGTCCTCCGATGTCTGA
- a CDS encoding Imm61 family immunity protein translates to MTTLSTLGPSSAFAELVGLGGYTVGADGDDVEVWSTGGEERHRVRASDSGLAVAGASRSGSYATELQASSIEDVERYLTFLIGNSAVRGPRGHTLLSTSTQTPLAAGIESATDAEGNAHLWSVSDPRRTVTFLRGVPWEPRTFSHLMGVPVGLLRRALLDEHGSPVFDVGQPHDSRLSVLSWTPAWLFSTAFREFVALGGAEVTARGDTVQVGDLEAGYEVSDTDGWWCVHRYSRGLRHATLRARRAEDVERYLLLRLGPAARHSPHLRLPLLVEPAPPVEIADGLRFEPLEPGWVSVREADGSERGIEIADAGIIAARDARDLTHLLRSTPQTIRESYLDAAGSPALSPVLVPVSRGDSAPPSTTWAQLSATDRRLADTGFRLFCSLSEKRRKTFEDPVSASPFDGGVVVFRAIRGGGKILVAHDGSVLYRPSSHSLERALDEFRAGRRTPLGSFGA, encoded by the coding sequence GTGACGACTCTCAGCACACTCGGCCCCTCGTCGGCGTTCGCCGAGCTCGTCGGTCTGGGTGGATACACGGTCGGCGCTGATGGTGACGACGTCGAGGTGTGGAGCACCGGCGGCGAAGAGCGCCACCGCGTCCGAGCGAGCGACTCTGGTCTCGCGGTGGCCGGAGCGTCACGGTCAGGAAGCTACGCCACGGAGCTCCAGGCGTCGTCGATCGAGGACGTCGAACGCTATCTCACCTTCCTCATCGGCAACTCCGCGGTCCGAGGACCACGTGGGCACACGCTGCTGTCGACGAGCACTCAGACGCCCCTGGCCGCTGGCATCGAGTCCGCAACCGATGCCGAGGGGAATGCCCATCTCTGGAGCGTCTCCGACCCACGCCGGACGGTGACCTTTCTCCGCGGGGTGCCGTGGGAGCCTCGGACGTTCAGCCATCTCATGGGTGTGCCCGTCGGGCTGCTCCGACGAGCACTGCTGGACGAGCACGGATCTCCCGTCTTCGACGTCGGGCAGCCCCACGACAGCCGGCTGTCCGTCCTGTCGTGGACGCCCGCGTGGCTGTTCTCGACGGCCTTCCGAGAGTTCGTCGCGCTCGGTGGTGCAGAGGTGACGGCACGCGGCGACACGGTGCAGGTCGGCGACCTCGAGGCCGGCTACGAGGTCTCGGACACTGACGGGTGGTGGTGCGTGCACCGGTACTCCCGCGGCCTCCGTCACGCGACGCTGCGAGCGCGGCGCGCCGAGGATGTCGAGCGCTATCTCCTGCTGCGGCTCGGCCCGGCTGCTCGGCACTCTCCTCACCTCAGGCTCCCGCTCCTGGTAGAGCCCGCTCCACCTGTGGAGATCGCGGACGGACTGCGCTTCGAACCTCTCGAACCTGGATGGGTGTCCGTGCGCGAGGCAGACGGCTCGGAGCGTGGCATCGAGATCGCCGACGCCGGGATCATCGCGGCACGGGATGCCCGGGACCTCACCCACCTGCTGCGCTCGACGCCGCAGACGATCCGGGAGTCGTACCTCGACGCGGCTGGGTCTCCGGCGCTGTCTCCCGTCCTCGTCCCGGTGAGCCGTGGCGACTCCGCCCCGCCCTCGACCACCTGGGCACAGCTCTCGGCCACAGACCGCCGCCTCGCAGACACGGGGTTCCGCCTCTTCTGCTCCCTCTCCGAGAAGCGGCGGAAGACGTTCGAGGACCCCGTCTCCGCGAGCCCGTTCGACGGAGGGGTCGTCGTGTTCCGGGCCATCCGCGGCGGCGGCAAGATCCTCGTCGCGCACGACGGGTCCGTCCTCTACCGACCCTCGTCTCACTCCCTGGAGCGGGCTCTCGACGAGTTCCGCGCCGGTCGGCGCACACCCCTGGGCTCCTTCGGCGCCTGA
- a CDS encoding LacI family DNA-binding transcriptional regulator, which yields MSPRVTPPRRRATLSDIATRLGVSKAAVSFALNGRPGVSEELREQVLAVAAELHYRPSSAALALGGSRADVIGLVLNRPARTLGTEAFFPELMAGIQAGLAPTHTGLQTLVVASLADEVDAYRTWQATQRVDGVILIDPRRDDERVALVADLGLPAVQIGSHPSEDPTVPTVWVDDHEVATRLFDAMFALGHRRVAHVMGPLDLEHTELRRQAFHDCVGRYDAGTPVSVETDYSAEQSAAATLELLRRDDRPSAIVYDNDVMALAGLRVAQEEGVAVPRELSIASFDDSIAMRLVRPSITALTRDTYALGELAARTLMQVVAAAGTEAIIGSVAGMTPTLSVRESTAPSAVARK from the coding sequence ATGAGTCCCCGGGTCACACCACCGCGCCGCCGCGCGACGCTCAGCGACATCGCCACGCGGCTCGGCGTCTCCAAGGCGGCGGTGTCCTTCGCCCTCAACGGTCGCCCCGGCGTGAGCGAGGAGCTGCGCGAGCAGGTGCTCGCCGTCGCCGCCGAGCTCCACTACCGGCCCAGCTCCGCGGCGCTCGCGCTCGGCGGGTCCCGGGCCGACGTCATCGGGCTGGTGCTCAACCGTCCCGCCCGGACCCTCGGCACCGAGGCGTTCTTCCCCGAGCTCATGGCCGGCATCCAGGCCGGCCTCGCACCGACGCACACCGGCCTGCAGACCCTGGTGGTCGCGTCCCTGGCTGACGAGGTCGACGCCTACCGCACGTGGCAGGCCACCCAACGGGTCGACGGCGTGATCCTCATCGACCCGCGCCGCGACGACGAGCGCGTCGCCCTCGTGGCCGACCTCGGCCTGCCAGCGGTGCAGATCGGCAGCCACCCGAGCGAGGACCCGACGGTCCCGACCGTCTGGGTCGACGACCACGAGGTCGCCACCCGCCTCTTCGACGCGATGTTCGCCCTCGGCCACCGCCGCGTCGCGCACGTCATGGGTCCGCTCGACCTCGAGCACACCGAGCTGCGCCGCCAGGCCTTCCACGACTGCGTCGGGCGGTACGACGCCGGGACACCGGTGTCCGTCGAGACCGACTACTCGGCCGAGCAGTCCGCGGCCGCGACCCTCGAGCTGCTGCGCCGTGACGACCGCCCGAGCGCGATCGTCTACGACAACGACGTCATGGCCCTCGCGGGGCTGCGCGTCGCGCAGGAAGAGGGGGTGGCGGTCCCCCGCGAGCTGTCGATCGCGAGCTTCGACGACTCGATCGCGATGCGCCTCGTGCGGCCGTCGATCACGGCGCTCACCCGTGACACCTACGCGCTGGGTGAGCTCGCTGCGCGGACGCTCATGCAGGTCGTCGCTGCCGCCGGGACCGAGGCGATAATCGGGTCTGTCGCGGGGATGACTCCGACGCTGTCGGTGCGGGAGAGCACGGCGCCGTCGGCGGTCGCTCGGAAGTGA
- a CDS encoding ABC transporter substrate-binding protein translates to MRIQRTPLATAASALVATALLAGCSGGSPGEGSDPEGEVTGAIRFQTWSLTPTYAEYLNGVIADFEEANPGTSVELVDQPGDGYSEKVLSQASTNTLPDVVNLPPDFALPLAQQDMLYDVSQSTDMESTYFEGSVDAFRFDGVEGVYGYPWYLGTDVNYWNAEQLDACGLDSTAPPATTDELFEQASTMAQACPESYLISRVPGVGDFTLEGIDILNEDGTEFVFNTPEAAAIVDRYAEAYANGEMPPTVLNADYLGNSQLFTQGKVAWTTGGATAIADFEENNPSLKGNVAISPALNISPLYVQGVSVSASSENLATAIAFGEFVTDAENQNEFAHIANVFPSTQGSDADPYFTEDDGTPSAKARVTGFESLQTAQVLTPYSVNGAMNDYLAQQIALAIRGDISGQEALDKSVEKLNDLLARQ, encoded by the coding sequence ATGAGGATCCAGCGCACACCGCTCGCCACCGCAGCCAGCGCTCTCGTCGCCACCGCCCTGCTCGCCGGCTGCAGCGGCGGCTCACCGGGGGAGGGCTCAGACCCCGAGGGGGAGGTCACCGGGGCGATCCGCTTCCAGACGTGGTCGCTCACCCCGACCTACGCGGAGTACCTCAACGGCGTCATCGCCGACTTCGAGGAGGCCAACCCGGGCACCTCGGTCGAGCTCGTCGACCAGCCGGGCGACGGCTACTCCGAGAAGGTCCTCTCGCAGGCCTCCACCAACACCCTTCCCGACGTCGTCAACCTCCCGCCGGACTTCGCGCTGCCGCTGGCCCAGCAGGACATGCTCTACGACGTCAGCCAGAGCACCGACATGGAGAGCACGTACTTCGAGGGGTCGGTCGACGCCTTCCGTTTCGACGGCGTCGAGGGTGTCTACGGCTACCCGTGGTACCTGGGCACCGACGTCAACTACTGGAACGCCGAGCAGCTCGACGCCTGCGGCCTCGACTCGACCGCCCCGCCGGCCACCACCGACGAGCTGTTCGAGCAGGCCTCGACGATGGCGCAGGCCTGCCCGGAGAGCTACCTCATCAGCCGCGTGCCCGGTGTCGGTGACTTCACGCTCGAGGGCATCGACATCCTGAACGAGGACGGCACCGAGTTCGTGTTCAACACCCCCGAGGCCGCGGCCATCGTGGACCGGTACGCCGAGGCCTACGCCAACGGCGAGATGCCGCCCACCGTCCTCAACGCTGACTACCTCGGCAACTCCCAGCTCTTCACGCAGGGCAAGGTCGCCTGGACCACCGGTGGCGCCACCGCGATCGCGGACTTCGAGGAGAACAACCCGAGCCTCAAGGGGAACGTGGCGATCAGCCCGGCCCTCAACATCTCCCCGCTGTACGTGCAGGGCGTGAGCGTCTCGGCCAGCAGCGAGAACCTCGCGACGGCCATCGCCTTCGGCGAGTTCGTCACCGACGCCGAGAACCAGAACGAGTTCGCGCACATCGCGAACGTCTTCCCGTCGACCCAGGGCTCCGACGCGGACCCGTACTTCACCGAGGACGACGGCACGCCGTCGGCCAAGGCCCGCGTCACCGGCTTCGAGTCGCTGCAGACCGCCCAGGTGCTCACCCCGTACTCCGTCAACGGCGCCATGAACGACTACCTCGCCCAGCAGATCGCCCTCGCGATCCGCGGTGACATCAGCGGCCAGGAGGCGCTCGACAAGTCCGTCGAGAAGCTCAACGACCTGCTGGCACGGCAGTAG
- a CDS encoding carbohydrate ABC transporter permease produces MTVTDVTAPVAGGPPAGHPRRDRGPTRTTRKITPWLFLAPALGWLFVFSIWPSLNTIRMAFTNAKPLGGNERYVGFENFALILRDDQVVNALVNSVVFMLVCLPLLTVLPLLIALLVEKKMPGITFFRTAFYTPVIASAVVVALIWTFMLDDRGLVNGLAQAMSIIQEPLPFLTDRWLIVLSAVSLTVWKGLGYYMIIYLAALGNVGKDLHEAAAMDGAGAVRRFAAVTLPAVRGAMLLIAVLVCVAALRVFSEVFIMTGGTGGAGGEAMTMVMLIQQYSRGFTGDLGYASALSILMFVVTLLPLLLLAKINGRSSE; encoded by the coding sequence ATGACCGTCACCGACGTCACCGCCCCCGTCGCGGGGGGCCCGCCCGCCGGGCACCCGCGACGGGACCGCGGCCCGACCCGCACCACCCGGAAGATCACGCCCTGGCTGTTCCTCGCCCCGGCGCTGGGCTGGCTCTTCGTGTTCTCCATCTGGCCGTCGCTCAACACGATCCGGATGGCCTTCACCAACGCGAAGCCGCTCGGCGGCAACGAGCGCTACGTGGGCTTCGAGAACTTCGCGCTCATCCTCCGCGACGACCAGGTGGTCAACGCCCTCGTCAACAGCGTCGTGTTCATGCTCGTCTGCCTGCCGCTGCTGACGGTCCTGCCGCTGCTCATCGCGCTGCTGGTCGAGAAGAAGATGCCCGGCATCACGTTCTTCCGCACCGCGTTCTACACCCCGGTCATCGCGTCGGCCGTGGTCGTCGCGCTCATCTGGACCTTCATGCTCGACGACCGCGGCCTCGTCAACGGGCTCGCGCAGGCCATGTCGATCATCCAGGAGCCGCTGCCGTTCCTCACCGACCGCTGGCTCATCGTCCTCAGCGCCGTCAGCCTCACGGTCTGGAAGGGCCTGGGGTACTACATGATCATCTACCTGGCGGCCCTCGGGAACGTCGGCAAGGACCTCCACGAGGCTGCTGCGATGGACGGTGCCGGCGCCGTCCGACGCTTCGCGGCCGTCACGCTGCCCGCGGTCCGCGGCGCGATGCTCCTCATCGCCGTGCTCGTCTGCGTCGCCGCGCTGCGCGTGTTCAGCGAGGTCTTCATCATGACCGGCGGCACCGGCGGTGCCGGTGGCGAGGCCATGACCATGGTCATGCTCATCCAGCAGTACTCCCGCGGCTTCACCGGCGACCTGGGCTACGCGAGCGCCCTGAGCATCCTCATGTTCGTCGTGACGCTCCTGCCGCTCCTGCTGCTCGCCAAGATCAACGGAAGGAGCAGCGAATGA
- a CDS encoding carbohydrate ABC transporter permease → MSAVTDRGTTPDVTPEAPAPPPRRRRARGFGSMSLGEKIGRYALLVFVLFISIGPFLWQLSTSLKSTSEDIYTRIPQLWPSEPTLDNYVRVMDAIPVMSFIGNSLFVAVFAVAGNVIFSTLAGFALARLRFRGRKIALGLFFATLILPGEATIIANFVTIRNLGLADTLLGVALPGMIAALNVLLMYNAFRQLPAEIDQAAVIDGANAFQRFWNVSLPSVKGTVAVIAIFSFIGAWDDFLWPLIVLTSPDQFTLTIGLQYLSGTFSSDQRMIAAGSMIAFIPIAIVFAVLQRHFFKGIEEGGVKG, encoded by the coding sequence ATGAGCGCCGTCACCGACCGGGGGACCACCCCCGACGTCACCCCCGAGGCACCAGCCCCGCCGCCGCGGCGACGCCGCGCCCGAGGCTTCGGCTCCATGAGCCTGGGCGAGAAGATCGGTCGCTACGCGCTCCTGGTCTTCGTGCTCTTCATCTCGATCGGCCCGTTCCTGTGGCAGCTCTCGACGTCGCTCAAGAGCACCAGCGAGGACATCTACACGCGGATCCCGCAGCTCTGGCCCAGCGAGCCGACCCTCGACAACTATGTGCGGGTCATGGACGCCATCCCGGTGATGTCCTTCATCGGCAACTCGCTGTTCGTCGCGGTCTTCGCCGTCGCCGGCAACGTCATCTTCTCGACGCTCGCCGGCTTCGCCCTCGCCCGGCTGCGGTTCCGCGGGCGCAAGATCGCCCTCGGGCTGTTCTTCGCCACGCTCATCCTCCCGGGCGAGGCGACGATCATCGCCAACTTCGTCACCATCCGGAACCTCGGCCTCGCCGACACGCTCCTGGGCGTCGCGCTCCCGGGCATGATCGCCGCGCTCAACGTGCTGCTCATGTACAACGCGTTCCGCCAGCTGCCCGCCGAGATCGACCAGGCGGCCGTGATCGACGGCGCCAACGCGTTCCAGCGGTTCTGGAACGTCTCCCTGCCCTCGGTGAAGGGGACCGTCGCGGTCATCGCGATCTTCAGCTTCATCGGCGCCTGGGACGACTTCCTCTGGCCGCTCATCGTGCTCACCAGCCCCGACCAGTTCACGCTGACCATCGGCCTGCAGTACCTCTCGGGGACCTTCTCGAGCGACCAGCGCATGATCGCTGCCGGGTCGATGATCGCCTTCATCCCCATTGCCATCGTGTTCGCCGTCCTGCAGCGGCACTTCTTCAAGGGCATCGAAGAGGGCGGGGTCAAGGGATGA
- a CDS encoding glycoside hydrolase 5 family protein, with translation MGWFHAWLDHDRDAVRRDLEQVAALDLDHVRIFPLWDLVQPNRGHIRPAALAAVADVVDAAAEVGLDVNVDALQGHLSSFDYLPAWLTTWHERNMFTDPDALAGEEAYLRALGETLRGRPNLMGLTLGNEVNQFAARPHPRPHEIDADQAEAWLRRLLGAAREGLLGTEGAGAETPGTADVLVTHAAYDATWYDERQPFLPRHAAELGDQTVVHSWVFNGAAQRHGGLGTGSVRHAEYLVQLAAAWHTDARRPVWLQEVGVPTTVVDPDDAVAFLEQTVRHAAGVAGLSGITWWCSHDVSRTMLDFPPVEYDLGLVDEHGTVKPTGRALAALARELRDAPTPAPSPVGLVLDDTVPHRTGCAPGGDFFEAWVHAAERDGRGPQVVLQSRSHEAGVLAERGIERLEHPGDVDETPGHLVPTAVASGGAAATMHR, from the coding sequence GTGGGCTGGTTCCACGCCTGGCTCGACCACGACCGCGACGCCGTCCGCCGCGACCTCGAGCAGGTCGCCGCCCTCGACCTCGACCACGTCCGCATCTTCCCGCTCTGGGACCTCGTCCAGCCCAACCGCGGGCACATCCGCCCCGCCGCTCTCGCAGCGGTCGCCGACGTGGTCGACGCCGCCGCCGAGGTCGGGCTCGACGTCAACGTCGACGCCCTCCAGGGGCACCTGTCCAGCTTCGACTACCTGCCCGCCTGGCTGACCACCTGGCACGAGCGCAACATGTTCACCGACCCCGACGCGCTCGCGGGGGAGGAGGCGTACCTGCGGGCGCTCGGCGAGACGCTGCGCGGACGCCCGAACCTCATGGGCCTGACCCTCGGCAACGAGGTGAACCAGTTCGCCGCCCGGCCGCACCCACGGCCGCACGAGATCGACGCCGACCAGGCCGAGGCCTGGCTCCGCCGGCTCCTCGGCGCCGCCCGCGAAGGTTTGCTCGGCACCGAGGGAGCAGGTGCCGAGACACCAGGTACCGCCGACGTCCTCGTCACGCACGCCGCCTACGACGCCACCTGGTACGACGAGCGCCAGCCGTTCCTCCCGCGCCACGCCGCCGAGCTCGGCGACCAGACCGTCGTGCACTCGTGGGTGTTCAACGGCGCCGCCCAGCGCCACGGCGGGCTCGGCACCGGGTCGGTGCGGCACGCCGAGTACCTCGTGCAGCTCGCCGCCGCGTGGCACACGGACGCGCGCCGTCCGGTCTGGCTCCAGGAGGTCGGCGTGCCGACCACCGTCGTCGACCCCGACGACGCGGTGGCCTTCCTCGAGCAGACGGTCCGGCACGCGGCGGGCGTCGCAGGCCTCTCGGGCATCACCTGGTGGTGCTCGCACGACGTCTCCCGCACGATGCTCGACTTCCCGCCGGTCGAGTACGACCTCGGGCTCGTCGACGAGCACGGCACGGTGAAGCCCACCGGCCGCGCCCTCGCCGCCCTGGCCCGCGAGCTGCGCGACGCGCCGACGCCCGCACCGTCACCGGTCGGCCTCGTGCTCGACGACACCGTGCCCCACCGCACCGGCTGCGCACCCGGCGGCGACTTCTTCGAGGCCTGGGTCCACGCGGCCGAGCGCGACGGACGCGGCCCCCAGGTGGTCCTGCAGTCCCGCAGCCACGAGGCTGGGGTCCTGGCCGAGCGCGGGATCGAACGCCTGGAGCACCCCGGAGACGTCGACGAGACACCCGGCCACCTCGTGCCGACGGCAGTCGCCAGCGGGGGAGCAGCGGCCACGATGCACCGGTAG